One stretch of Oncorhynchus gorbuscha isolate QuinsamMale2020 ecotype Even-year linkage group LG21, OgorEven_v1.0, whole genome shotgun sequence DNA includes these proteins:
- the LOC124008051 gene encoding phospholipid phosphatase-related protein type 3-like, translated as MTDIIQLATGYPTPFFLTVCQPNYTLPGISCDQDNYITQDICSGKDLYAILSARKAFPSQHATLSGFAAVYISMYLNSVISSSTKLVKPVLVFGYCLAAGIAGLTQITQHRCHPRDVYVGYALGAGIGVYLSLYAVGNFRSSEEDCLPQPGRRAASPPQQQREVVVRGRAQGGHVSQHGSLYRSKTPRPSDSREELGTGRCKVRREKASVASLKRASADVELLAPRCTMGKETMVTFSNTLPRVANSSSSTSPPGDDPSNQRHMAFHLSFDPRRSQPRLRPPLVQEWRQQRSVERRSEEEGETDTSGGEGGAGGGGETGVMNPPSLYPMVQSANRAVATATPAPAPLVHIPKEGIRPPPTVSPLPPSVSSLPPPVSPKSAVTRAKLMSLNQGGERVREGPIPVMTPRVPNQTPNQPPNQPTNQLRVVQVIAMSKQHGPISSSAKGSDSTSSCGGGSSTGSSESPYYRVPSDHDSHTGSVTGSIVTIDAHAPHHPVVRVSSSVSNGTLGARVTAAGNGTPWERRNTTSGSVGEQGQRGALQRQEKVSAPDYREYRTLPVKSDSICSSSPSETDSSTLPSAVGQLLPPPPLYDPPRRPTVSAHSRADQEVYYKTMQTERRL; from the exons ATGACAGACATCATCCAGTTGGCTACTGGTTATCCCACCCCTTTCTTCCTGACTGTCTGTCAGCCCAATTACACGCTGCCTGGGATATCATGTGACCAGGACAACTACATCACACAGGACATCTGCTCTGGGAAAGATCTGTATGCCATCCTgtctgccag gAAAGCATTTCCGTCCCAGCATGCAACGCTCTCTGGCTTCGCTGCTGTCTACATCTCT atgtattTGAACAGTGTGATCAGCAGTAGTACTAAGCTGGTGAAGCCGGTGCTGGTGTTTGGATACTGTCTGGCTGCAGGTATAGCCGGACTGACTCAGATCACACAACACCGCTGCCATCCCAGAGATGTCTATGTTGGCTATGCCTTAGGAGCTGGCATAGGAGTCTacctg TCTCTGTATGCAGTAGGTAACTTCAGGTCATCCGAGGAGGACTGCCTCCCCCAGCCTGGCCGGAGGGCTGCGTCCCCCCCCCAGCagcagagggaggtggtggtgaggGGAAGAGCCCAGGGAGGTCATGTTTCTCAGCACGGCTCTCTGTACCGCAGCAAGACACCCAGACCCTCAGACAGCAGGGAGGAACTGGGCACTGGACGCTGCAAG gttCGTAGGGAGAAGGCCAGCGTAGCATCTCTGAAGAGGGCCAGTGCTGACGTGGAGCTCCTGGCACCCCGCTGCACCATGGGAAAGGAAACCATGGTAACATTCAGCAATACCTTACCCCGCGTcgccaacagcagcagcagcacctcGCCCCCCGGAGACGACCCCTCCAACCAGCGTCACATGGCCTTCCACCTGTCCTTCGACCCCCGCAGGTCACAACCAAG GCTGCGACCACCGCTGGTGCAGGAGTGGAGACAGCAGCGCTCtgtggagagacggagcgaggaggagggagagacggacacatctggaggagagggaggagcaggaggagggggcGAGACAGGGGTGATGAatcctccctccctttatccgATGGTACAGTCGGCCAATAGAGCCGTTGCCACGGCTACCCCAGCGCCAGCCCCACTGGTGCATATCCCTAAGGAGGGGATTAGACCCCCCCCTActgtctcccctctacctccttctgtctcctctctacctccccccgtCTCCCCTAAGAGCGCGGTGACGCGTGCCAAGTTGATGTCACTCAACCAGGGAGGGGAACGAGTCAGGGAGGGACCTATCCCTGTGATGACTCCGCGTGTGCCTAATCAGACGCCCAATCAGCCGCCCAAtcagccgaccaatcagctgcgaGTGGTGCAG GTCATTGCCATGTCCAAGCAGCATGGACCAATCAGCTCCTCTGCCAAGGGCTCTGACTCCACCTCTTCCTGTGGGGGAGGGTCTTCAACAGGAAGCTCTGAGTCGCCGTACTACCGGGTCCCCTCTGACCATGACAGCCACACCGGGAGCGTTACCGGGAGTATTGTCACCATAGACGCTCACGCCCCTCATCACCCTGTGGTCAGGGTGTCTAGCAGTGTTAGTAACGGGACCCTGGGGGCCAGAGTAACAGCTGCCGGTAACGGGACCCCCTGGGAGCGGAGGAACACCACCAGCGGGAGCGTCGGTGAGCAGGGCCAGAGGGGGGCGCTGCAGCGCCAGGAGAAAGTCTCCGCACCGGACTATCGGGAATACCGAACACTTCCTGTGAAATCAGACTCTATCTGCTCCTCCTCGCCCAGCGAGACCgattcctccaccctccc ATCTGCTGTTGGACAGTTACTCCCCCCTCCCCCGCTCTATGACCCTCCCCGCCGGCCCACTGTCTCAGCCCACAGCCGCGCTGATCA